In the Brassica oleracea var. oleracea cultivar TO1000 unplaced genomic scaffold, BOL UnpScaffold02271, whole genome shotgun sequence genome, GGGTGTAAAAACATCAAAGACTTCCCAAATGTTCCTGACAGTATTGTAGAGTTGAATTTGAGCAAGACAGGTATAGAGGAGGTTCCTCCATGGATTGAGAAGCTATTTCGTCTGCGTAAGCTAAGTATGTTTGGATGCGAGAAGCTGAAAACTATATCTCCGAACATTTCCAAGTTGGAGAATCTTGAGGTTCTTGCTCTGAGTAGAGTTTACCGCTGGGACGAGGATCCTGAGTATTACGATTTCATCAATTACAATGAAGCAATAATCGAGTGGGGGTCTGAAATGAAGCGACGTTGGAGTTTAGAAACAGACTTCGATTTTGACTACATTTTGCCGATATGTCTACCCGAAAAGGCCCTTACATCTCCAATATCATTACGTTTCGGCCATGAGGGTTTCGAGACTATTCCAAATTGCATCAGACGTCTGTCCGGACTAATTAATCTTGACATCACAGAATGCAGCGAGCTCGTAGCACTTCCACAGCTTCCAGGCTCCCTTCTATCTATAGATGCACACGGTTGTGAATCTTTGAAGAGTATAGACTCCTCCTCTTTTCAAAATCCGAACATTTGCCTAGACTTTGCTCGCTGCTTCAACCTGAATCAAGAAGCTCGAAAGCTCATCCAGACATCAGCTTGCAAATATGCGCTCTTACCGGGTGAAGAAGTGCCTGCACACTTCACTCACCAAGCTACTTCAGGCTGCCTAACGATCAATATGGCTCCAACACCTCTTCCTTCATCCTTCAGATTCAAAGCTTGCATCTTGCTGTCAAAAGGCAATACTGATCTCGCGGATCATAATGATGAGGATAAGAATTCGTTTACGGGTATATCTTGTCGCATCGGGGGTAAACAGAATGGCCACACTGTCCCATATGGATCAGACCAGCTCCATCGTATGCCAGTTCCATATCTATTGCAAGagcatctttatatatttgaagaTTCGTTCTCTCTAAACCAGGATTGTCCTGAAGCCGAAGAAGCCACTTTCAACGAGCTTTTTTTCAAGTT is a window encoding:
- the LOC106321645 gene encoding probable disease resistance protein RPP1 → CKNIKDFPNVPDSIVELNLSKTGIEEVPPWIEKLFRLRKLSMFGCEKLKTISPNISKLENLEVLALSRVYRWDEDPEYYDFINYNEAIIEWGSEMKRRWSLETDFDFDYILPICLPEKALTSPISLRFGHEGFETIPNCIRRLSGLINLDITECSELVALPQLPGSLLSIDAHGCESLKSIDSSSFQNPNICLDFARCFNLNQEARKLIQTSACKYALLPGEEVPAHFTHQATSGCLTINMAPTPLPSSFRFKACILLSKGNTDLADHNDEDKNSFTGISCRIGGKQNGHTVPYGSDQLHRMPVPYLLQEHLYIFEDSFSLNQDCPEAEEATFNELFFKFRVHDEGWKVKGCGVQLLEEVPQCILDGKETEDEECRGINIEANNENAGDEDKEKEDDDDNSGEGVDVEEDIDGNDAGFSDAGMDINIEANNETEEEGEESGRDVDSETMIRKRKSLGIGSSENSLITMMKRMRIH